One part of the Corynebacterium aurimucosum ATCC 700975 genome encodes these proteins:
- the ykgO gene encoding type B 50S ribosomal protein L36, with amino-acid sequence MKVRKSLRSLKKKPGAQVIRRHGKVFVINKKDPRFKARQG; translated from the coding sequence ATGAAGGTTCGCAAGTCGCTTCGGTCGCTGAAGAAGAAGCCGGGCGCCCAGGTTATTCGCCGCCACGGTAAGGTCTTCGTGATCAACAAGAAGGATCCGCGCTTCAAGGCTCGCCAGGGCTAA